The Streptomyces luteogriseus genome includes a window with the following:
- a CDS encoding NADPH-dependent F420 reductase: MRYAVLGTGQVGRTLGGRLVELGHEVRLGSRTRDNTAAVQWVASAGPRAGAGTFAEAAEFGEVVVNAVGGRVALAALEAAGAENVDGKVVVDVSNPLAFEEGELRLSPVESDSVGEQIQRTFPRARVVKSLNTVNCRVMVDPARVPGEHHVFVCGDDPGAKEQVTALLGEFGWPAERVLDLGGIRAARAVEMWLPLWVGLFQKFGHGEFNLEVRRAR; this comes from the coding sequence ATGCGGTACGCGGTGCTGGGCACGGGGCAGGTCGGGCGCACGCTCGGCGGACGGCTGGTGGAGCTGGGCCACGAGGTGCGGCTCGGCTCGCGCACGCGGGACAACACGGCCGCCGTGCAGTGGGTCGCCTCGGCCGGTCCGAGGGCGGGCGCGGGGACGTTCGCCGAGGCGGCGGAGTTCGGTGAGGTCGTGGTGAACGCGGTCGGCGGGCGGGTGGCGCTCGCCGCACTGGAGGCCGCCGGGGCGGAGAACGTCGACGGCAAGGTCGTCGTGGACGTGTCCAACCCGCTGGCGTTCGAGGAGGGCGAGCTGCGGCTGTCCCCGGTCGAGTCGGACAGCGTGGGCGAGCAGATCCAGCGGACGTTTCCCCGGGCGCGCGTGGTGAAGTCGCTCAACACGGTCAACTGCCGGGTGATGGTGGATCCGGCCCGTGTGCCGGGCGAGCACCACGTCTTCGTCTGCGGGGACGACCCGGGCGCCAAGGAGCAGGTGACGGCGCTGCTCGGGGAGTTCGGCTGGCCCGCGGAGCGCGTCCTCGACCTGGGCGGCATCCGGGCTGCTCGCGCCGTGGAGATGTGGCTGCCCCTTTGGGTCGGTCTGTTCCAGAAGTTCGGTCACGGTGAGTTCAACCTGGAGGTGCGGCGGGCCCGTTGA